The following are encoded together in the Mumia sp. Pv4-285 genome:
- a CDS encoding methionine synthase produces MRATGVGSMPGEDLRGIVRFVVDELSLPFLPELPARGDGAGMVGRAVALLDGLGADLQPAGWRLTDRPGLDQRRARSLLSYDLDVLEEETQGFEGDLKIQVTGPWTLVAAMERPRGDRVLSDHGARREVAQSLASGVAAHVDEVRRRVPGASLIVQVDEPGLRAVLDGQIPTASGIGRHRRVHDPDADAALREVTAAVRGAGARPVVHMCAPGVPVTLLSGAGFEAISFGLALVPRADYDAYAAVLEAGVDLWPGATADDPSALRRTVDTFFSGLGFGEDAWVHRTVLTPACGLADRDPADARAILRRGADATRL; encoded by the coding sequence ATGAGAGCGACCGGCGTCGGGTCGATGCCCGGCGAGGACCTTCGCGGGATCGTCCGGTTCGTCGTGGACGAGCTGAGCCTCCCGTTCCTCCCCGAGCTGCCCGCACGCGGCGACGGCGCTGGCATGGTCGGTCGGGCGGTCGCCCTGCTCGACGGGCTCGGTGCCGACCTGCAGCCCGCCGGCTGGCGCCTCACCGACCGGCCGGGGCTGGACCAGCGGCGTGCCCGCTCGCTCCTGTCGTACGACCTGGACGTGCTCGAGGAGGAGACGCAGGGCTTCGAGGGCGACCTGAAGATCCAGGTCACGGGGCCGTGGACGCTGGTCGCCGCGATGGAGCGTCCGCGCGGCGACCGGGTGCTCTCGGACCACGGTGCGCGCCGCGAGGTCGCGCAGTCGCTGGCGTCGGGCGTCGCCGCACACGTCGACGAGGTACGCCGACGCGTGCCGGGTGCCTCACTGATCGTGCAGGTGGACGAGCCCGGGCTCCGCGCGGTCCTCGACGGCCAGATCCCGACGGCGAGCGGCATCGGCCGCCACCGCCGCGTCCACGACCCGGACGCGGACGCGGCGTTGCGGGAGGTGACCGCCGCCGTACGCGGTGCTGGCGCGCGGCCCGTGGTGCACATGTGCGCCCCCGGCGTCCCGGTCACCCTGCTGTCAGGGGCGGGATTCGAGGCGATCTCGTTCGGCCTCGCGCTCGTGCCGCGCGCCGACTACGACGCGTACGCTGCGGTGCTCGAGGCCGGTGTCGACCTCTGGCCGGGTGCCACCGCCGACGACCCGTCCGCGCTGCGCCGTACGGTCGACACGTTCTTCTCAGGCCTCGGCTTCGGCGAGGACGCCTGGGTCCACCGGACCGTCCTCACGCCGGCCTGCGGCCTGGCCGACCGCGACCCCGCCGACGCCCGCGCGATCCTCCGGCGTGGCGCGGACGCGACACGCCTCTGA
- the mnmA gene encoding tRNA 2-thiouridine(34) synthase MnmA, whose protein sequence is MRVLAAMSGGVDSAVAAARAKDAGHDVTGVHLALSRNPQSYRTGARGCCSIEDSNDARRAADVIGIPFYVWDMSDEFHEEVVEDFIAEYTAGRTPNPCLRCNEKIKFAAVLDRALALGFDAVVTGHYARLETAPDGTVAMHRAADHAKDQSYVLGVLTADQIAHSLFPLGTDTKDQVRLEAERRGLQVANKPDSHDICFVADGDTPGWLHDKLGTKPGVIVDESGEVLREHEGAFAFTIGQRRGLRLGRPAADGKPRFVLDIEPVTGTVTVGPHAHLAVEALEGIRPLWCGTPPDGEISCTVQLRAHGDEHRATARIVGDRLLVDLHDPAHGIAPGQAVVLYDGTRVVGSATIAATSRATVAR, encoded by the coding sequence ATGCGCGTCCTCGCCGCGATGTCCGGGGGAGTGGACTCTGCCGTGGCCGCTGCCCGCGCCAAGGACGCCGGGCACGACGTGACGGGCGTCCACCTGGCGCTGTCGCGCAACCCGCAGTCGTACCGCACCGGTGCCCGCGGCTGCTGCTCGATCGAGGACAGCAACGACGCCCGCCGCGCCGCCGACGTGATCGGCATCCCGTTCTACGTGTGGGACATGAGCGACGAGTTCCACGAGGAGGTCGTCGAGGACTTCATCGCCGAGTACACCGCCGGCCGCACACCCAACCCGTGCCTGCGGTGCAACGAGAAGATCAAGTTCGCCGCCGTGCTCGACCGGGCGCTCGCGCTCGGGTTCGACGCCGTCGTCACGGGTCACTACGCGCGGCTCGAGACGGCACCGGACGGGACGGTCGCCATGCATCGCGCCGCCGACCACGCCAAGGACCAGTCGTACGTGCTGGGAGTCCTCACGGCCGACCAGATCGCGCACTCGCTGTTCCCCCTCGGCACCGACACGAAGGACCAGGTACGGCTCGAGGCGGAGCGCCGGGGTCTCCAGGTCGCGAACAAGCCGGACAGCCACGACATCTGCTTCGTGGCCGACGGTGACACGCCGGGATGGCTCCACGACAAGCTCGGCACGAAGCCGGGTGTCATCGTCGACGAGTCCGGCGAGGTGCTCCGCGAGCACGAGGGTGCGTTCGCGTTCACGATCGGCCAGCGACGCGGGCTGAGGCTCGGACGCCCTGCCGCTGACGGAAAGCCGCGCTTCGTCCTCGACATCGAGCCGGTGACCGGCACCGTGACGGTCGGTCCGCACGCGCACCTCGCCGTCGAGGCGCTCGAGGGCATCCGTCCGCTGTGGTGCGGTACGCCGCCCGACGGTGAGATCTCCTGCACCGTCCAGCTGCGCGCGCACGGCGACGAGCACCGTGCGACCGCCCGCATCGTCGGAGACCGTCTCCTGGTGGACCTGCACGACCCCGCGCACGGCATCGCGCCGGGGCAGGCCGTGGTGCTGTACGACGGCACCCGGGTCGTCGGGTCGGCGACGATCGCCGCCACCAGCAGGGCCACGGTCGCCCGGTGA
- a CDS encoding cysteine desulfurase family protein, giving the protein MSLPATSITYLDHAATTPMVPEAIAAMNATMVEGGNPSSLHASGRRARRRVEEARELIAQRIGARPSEIVFMSGGTEADNLAVKGLYWARHHADPARRRIIASTVEHHALLDPLTWLEKDERAVADLVGVDRTGRLDLGALRAALERDPADVALISCMWANNEVGTVQPVPEIVALASEYGVPVHSDAVQALGHVPLDFAASGLDAMSLSSHKLGGPTGVGALVVRREVDTVPLLHGGGQERDLRSGTLNTAAITAFAAAVDVAVTRRAEESLRLEALRERLVAGVRTAVPEAIVNGADDAGPAHRLPHVAHLTFPGCEGDSLLMLLDAQGIECSTGSACSAGVPQASHVLIAMGMDEVAARGSLRFSLGWTTTEADVDRLVAALPAVHERARAAAKAGRR; this is encoded by the coding sequence ATGAGTCTTCCGGCCACCTCGATCACCTACCTCGACCATGCGGCGACCACGCCGATGGTCCCTGAGGCGATCGCGGCGATGAACGCGACGATGGTCGAGGGCGGCAACCCGTCCTCGCTGCACGCCTCCGGTCGGCGCGCGCGCCGGCGTGTCGAGGAGGCCCGCGAGCTCATCGCGCAGCGCATCGGTGCGCGACCCAGCGAGATCGTGTTCATGTCGGGCGGGACCGAGGCCGACAACCTGGCCGTGAAGGGTCTCTACTGGGCGCGCCACCACGCAGACCCGGCCCGCCGCCGCATCATCGCCTCGACGGTCGAGCACCACGCGCTCCTCGACCCCCTCACCTGGTTGGAGAAGGACGAGCGTGCGGTCGCCGACCTGGTGGGCGTCGACCGTACGGGTCGCCTCGACCTGGGTGCGCTGCGTGCCGCTCTCGAACGCGACCCCGCCGACGTCGCCCTGATCAGCTGCATGTGGGCGAACAACGAGGTCGGGACCGTTCAGCCCGTGCCCGAGATCGTGGCGCTCGCCTCCGAGTACGGCGTCCCCGTGCACAGCGACGCGGTGCAGGCGCTGGGCCACGTCCCGCTGGACTTCGCAGCGAGCGGTCTCGACGCGATGAGCCTCTCCTCCCACAAGCTGGGTGGCCCGACCGGCGTCGGCGCCCTCGTCGTACGAAGGGAGGTCGACACGGTGCCGTTGCTCCACGGGGGCGGGCAAGAAAGAGACTTGCGGTCGGGGACGCTCAACACGGCGGCGATCACCGCGTTCGCGGCCGCTGTGGACGTCGCGGTCACGCGCCGGGCCGAGGAGTCACTGCGGCTCGAGGCGCTGCGCGAGCGGCTGGTCGCGGGAGTGCGTACGGCGGTGCCGGAGGCGATCGTCAACGGTGCCGACGACGCGGGTCCGGCGCACCGGCTGCCCCACGTCGCGCACCTCACCTTCCCCGGGTGCGAGGGCGACTCGCTGCTGATGCTGCTGGACGCCCAGGGGATCGAGTGCTCCACGGGCTCGGCCTGCTCGGCAGGTGTGCCGCAGGCGAGCCACGTGCTGATCGCGATGGGGATGGACGAGGTCGCCGCACGCGGCTCGCTGCGCTTCAGCCTGGGCTGGACCACGACCGAGGCGGACGTCGACCGGCTCGTCGCGGCGCTGCCCGCGGTGCACGAGCGGGCGCGGGCCGCCGCGAAGGCGGGGCGTCGCTGA
- a CDS encoding aldo/keto reductase, translated as MQTTFDIDAVGTVNRLGFGAMRITGPGIWGEPADRETARAVVRRAVELGVDFIDTADSYGPDVSEQIIGEALAPYPDGVTIATKAGLVRTGPDEWWPLGRREYLQQQVEMSLRYLRTDVIDLLQLHRIDAGTPRQEQFETLAQLRTDGKVRAVGLSQVSIADIEEAQQYVPVVTVQNRYNLVDRSSADVLDYCTEHGIGFIPWAPVDAGDLASPDGPVGHAAKRYDATPAQVALAWLLQTSPVMLPIPGTGSIAHLEENMAAADLTLDAETVAELDAAA; from the coding sequence ATGCAGACAACGTTCGACATCGACGCAGTGGGCACCGTGAACCGGCTGGGGTTCGGCGCGATGCGGATCACCGGCCCCGGCATCTGGGGCGAGCCGGCCGACCGCGAGACCGCACGCGCGGTGGTCCGGCGCGCGGTCGAGCTCGGCGTCGACTTCATCGACACCGCCGACTCGTACGGGCCCGACGTGAGCGAGCAGATCATCGGCGAGGCCCTTGCGCCGTACCCGGACGGCGTGACGATCGCCACCAAGGCCGGCCTCGTCCGGACCGGGCCTGACGAGTGGTGGCCGCTCGGACGCCGCGAGTACCTCCAGCAGCAGGTCGAGATGAGCCTGCGCTACCTGCGCACCGACGTGATCGACCTCCTCCAGCTGCACCGCATCGACGCCGGCACGCCGCGCCAGGAGCAGTTCGAGACGCTGGCCCAGCTGCGCACGGACGGCAAGGTCCGCGCGGTCGGGCTGTCCCAGGTGAGCATCGCAGACATCGAGGAGGCGCAGCAGTACGTGCCCGTGGTGACGGTGCAGAACCGCTACAACCTCGTCGACCGCTCGTCGGCCGACGTCCTCGACTACTGCACCGAGCACGGCATCGGGTTCATCCCGTGGGCCCCGGTCGACGCCGGCGACCTCGCCTCGCCCGACGGTCCGGTCGGCCACGCGGCGAAGCGGTACGACGCCACGCCGGCACAGGTCGCGCTCGCCTGGCTGCTGCAGACGTCGCCGGTGATGCTGCCGATCCCGGGCACGGGGTCGATCGCCCACCTCGAGGAGAACATGGCCGCCGCCGACCTGACGCTCGACGCCGAGACCGTTGCCGAGCTGGACGCGGCGGCCTGA
- a CDS encoding LLM class F420-dependent oxidoreductase, with product MDVSVHLPRFDVDGGAAAIAPTYAEVGAITDGGGVRSLSVMDHFFQMEHYAGGAPDPMLEAYTTLGFLAARTERVGLQVLVTGVPYRHPGLLAKTVATLDVLSGGRATLGIGAGWYEREQRGLGVPLWSAGERLARLEETLQIVAQMYGDDDGPYDGRYYQLAETLCSPKPIGPVPVMVGGGGERKTLRLAAQYADACNVFAQPGYGTEGVAHKLAVLREHCEAVGRPYDEIRKTILWNGPVALDGSFTDTLAAYAEVGFDEVFVMPEHDDLVGFARGVVEHVVGPAAAL from the coding sequence ATGGACGTCTCCGTGCACCTCCCCCGCTTCGACGTGGACGGAGGCGCGGCGGCGATCGCACCCACGTACGCCGAGGTCGGGGCGATCACTGACGGAGGAGGCGTGCGGTCCCTGTCGGTGATGGACCACTTCTTCCAGATGGAGCACTACGCCGGAGGCGCACCGGACCCGATGCTCGAGGCGTACACGACGCTCGGGTTCCTGGCTGCCCGGACGGAGCGGGTCGGGCTCCAGGTTCTCGTCACCGGCGTCCCGTACCGGCACCCCGGCCTGCTCGCGAAGACCGTCGCGACGCTTGACGTCCTCAGTGGTGGCCGAGCGACGCTGGGCATCGGCGCCGGCTGGTACGAGCGTGAGCAGCGCGGCCTGGGTGTCCCGCTGTGGTCGGCCGGTGAGCGGCTCGCCCGGCTCGAGGAGACGCTGCAGATCGTCGCTCAGATGTACGGGGACGACGACGGTCCGTACGACGGCCGCTACTACCAGCTCGCCGAGACGCTCTGCTCCCCCAAGCCGATCGGGCCGGTGCCCGTGATGGTCGGCGGAGGCGGCGAGCGCAAGACGCTGCGGCTGGCCGCCCAGTACGCCGACGCGTGCAACGTGTTCGCGCAGCCCGGCTACGGCACCGAGGGCGTCGCGCACAAGCTCGCCGTCCTGCGCGAGCACTGCGAGGCCGTCGGACGCCCGTACGACGAGATCCGCAAGACGATCCTGTGGAACGGCCCGGTCGCTCTCGACGGGTCGTTCACCGACACGCTGGCGGCGTACGCCGAGGTCGGCTTCGACGAGGTGTTCGTGATGCCTGAGCACGACGACCTCGTCGGGTTCGCCCGCGGCGTCGTCGAGCACGTCGTGGGGCCGGCTGCGGCGCTGTAG
- a CDS encoding VOC family protein, protein MGDRQAARLAVVAAVLCAVVACGGTDDDPAGADPTAQPATVEATSAPNRTTVGAAGIGVADLQASSEFYRSAFGMSELRSFEIPGYMDEIILGFDDMSKGAAVVLMHYTDGRDHDYAENPVKLVFYVPDPTATARAIEAAGGSIVLEPAPQAALGDAVVGLAKDLDGYTLELLEAGTGTATGG, encoded by the coding sequence GTGGGAGACCGACAGGCTGCTCGACTGGCCGTCGTGGCGGCAGTGCTGTGCGCCGTCGTCGCGTGCGGAGGCACGGACGACGACCCGGCCGGAGCCGACCCGACCGCACAGCCCGCCACAGTGGAGGCCACGTCAGCGCCGAACCGTACGACCGTGGGTGCGGCCGGCATCGGCGTCGCTGACCTGCAAGCGTCGTCGGAGTTCTATCGGTCGGCGTTCGGCATGAGCGAGCTGAGGTCGTTCGAGATCCCGGGCTACATGGACGAGATCATCCTCGGGTTCGACGACATGTCGAAGGGTGCGGCGGTCGTGCTCATGCACTACACCGACGGCCGGGATCACGACTACGCGGAGAACCCGGTGAAGCTCGTCTTCTACGTGCCCGACCCGACGGCGACTGCGCGCGCGATCGAGGCCGCGGGCGGATCGATCGTGCTCGAGCCGGCACCGCAGGCCGCGCTCGGCGACGCCGTCGTCGGCCTGGCGAAGGATCTGGACGGCTACACGCTGGAACTGTTGGAGGCCGGCACCGGCACGGCCACCGGCGGCTGA
- a CDS encoding SDR family oxidoreductase gives MSRTAGAVRRVLVTGGSGFLGSSVVPGLAADADVALVVSGDVRDPREHVDGVVHVTLDVTDADAVSRTVAEHEIDTIVHLASIVNPPPGMTDDVAYEVDVEGTSHVLAAAVAHGVRRLVVSSSGAAYGYHADNPAWITEDQPVRGNDAFAYSRHKRLVEEMLAVARHEHPELEQTVLRIGTILGERVDNQITDLFRKKRLLKIAGSDSPFVFIWDTDLTAIVVRAVIADVTGTFNVAGDGALTIDEIAARLGRGTLPIPEIVLRAALAVAKPLRLTQYGPEQTKFLQYRPVLDNSRLKSVFGYEPTRTSAQAFDAWRIAHGL, from the coding sequence ATGAGCCGTACGGCGGGGGCCGTGCGCCGCGTCCTGGTGACCGGTGGCTCGGGGTTCCTCGGGTCGTCGGTGGTGCCGGGCCTCGCCGCCGACGCGGACGTGGCGCTGGTCGTCAGCGGCGACGTACGCGATCCGCGCGAGCACGTCGACGGAGTCGTCCACGTGACGCTCGACGTCACCGACGCGGACGCGGTCTCACGGACGGTCGCCGAGCACGAGATCGACACGATCGTCCACCTCGCGTCGATCGTGAACCCGCCGCCGGGGATGACCGACGACGTCGCGTACGAGGTCGACGTGGAGGGCACCTCGCACGTCCTCGCTGCGGCGGTCGCGCACGGCGTACGGCGACTCGTCGTGTCCTCGAGCGGTGCGGCGTACGGGTACCACGCCGACAACCCCGCATGGATCACCGAGGACCAGCCCGTGCGCGGCAACGACGCCTTCGCGTACAGCCGCCACAAGCGCCTCGTCGAGGAGATGCTCGCCGTCGCCCGTCACGAGCACCCCGAGCTCGAGCAGACCGTGCTGCGGATCGGCACGATCCTCGGGGAGCGCGTCGACAACCAGATCACCGACCTGTTCCGCAAGAAGCGGCTGCTCAAGATCGCCGGGTCGGACTCGCCGTTCGTCTTCATCTGGGACACTGACCTCACCGCGATCGTCGTGCGTGCCGTGATCGCCGACGTCACCGGCACGTTCAACGTCGCCGGCGACGGTGCGCTCACGATCGATGAGATCGCTGCCAGGCTCGGCCGGGGCACGCTGCCGATCCCGGAGATCGTGCTCCGTGCGGCGCTCGCCGTCGCGAAGCCGTTGCGTCTGACCCAGTACGGTCCCGAGCAGACGAAGTTCCTCCAGTACCGCCCGGTCCTCGACAACTCCCGCCTCAAGTCGGTCTTCGGGTACGAGCCCACCCGTACGTCCGCGCAGGCGTTCGACGCCTGGAGGATCGCGCACGGTCTGTGA
- a CDS encoding bile acid:sodium symporter family protein, translating into MSLLAADVDTITISFNESSLTILKIVLGAILFGVALDTRLEDFRAAARKPVAMAVGIGGQFLLLPAITFCLTLVLGVRGSIALGMILVACCPPGNVSNILTHRARGDVALSVAMTSVGNVLAIFLMPLNFAFWGGLHPTGQDFLADIEVGPWDMLSEVVLVIGLPFALGLTVARLWPRVAARSHGIVSKVASIALGAIIVIGITGNWDVFIHYIGIVLIAVFLHDALALLLGYSIARGARLSDRSTRAMTFEVGIRNAGFGLLLVFEFFDGLGGMALVAAWWGIWDIIAGLFVATLWARRPVRDEKVEVPA; encoded by the coding sequence ATGAGCCTGCTCGCCGCCGACGTCGACACGATCACCATCTCGTTCAACGAGAGCTCGCTGACGATCCTCAAGATCGTCCTCGGCGCCATCTTGTTCGGGGTCGCGCTCGACACCCGTCTCGAGGACTTCCGTGCGGCAGCCCGTAAACCGGTCGCGATGGCGGTCGGCATCGGAGGGCAGTTCCTGCTGCTGCCGGCGATCACGTTCTGCCTCACGCTGGTGCTCGGGGTCCGTGGGTCGATCGCACTCGGCATGATCCTCGTGGCCTGCTGCCCACCGGGCAACGTCTCCAACATCCTGACCCACCGCGCACGCGGCGACGTCGCGCTGTCGGTCGCGATGACGTCGGTCGGCAACGTGCTCGCGATCTTCCTGATGCCGCTGAACTTCGCCTTCTGGGGCGGCCTCCACCCGACCGGCCAGGACTTCCTGGCCGACATCGAGGTGGGTCCCTGGGACATGCTGAGCGAGGTCGTGCTGGTGATCGGTTTGCCGTTCGCGCTCGGCCTCACCGTCGCACGGCTGTGGCCGAGGGTCGCCGCGCGTTCGCACGGGATCGTCAGCAAGGTCGCGTCGATCGCCCTGGGCGCGATCATCGTCATCGGGATCACCGGCAACTGGGACGTCTTCATCCACTACATCGGCATCGTCCTGATCGCCGTGTTCCTGCACGACGCCCTGGCGCTGCTCCTGGGGTACTCGATCGCCCGCGGCGCACGCCTGTCGGACCGGAGCACGCGTGCGATGACGTTCGAGGTCGGGATCCGCAACGCCGGCTTCGGGCTTCTGCTGGTGTTCGAGTTCTTCGACGGGCTCGGCGGCATGGCGCTCGTTGCCGCGTGGTGGGGCATCTGGGACATCATCGCCGGACTGTTCGTCGCCACCTTGTGGGCGCGACGGCCGGTCCGGGACGAGAAGGTCGAGGTGCCGGCATGA
- a CDS encoding flavin-containing monooxygenase yields MSKITSGSGDAAAAPLPYAVIGAGPSGLAATRALTRRGIAVLGYELNADVGGLWDIDGPRSTMYESAHLISSKTTTQFAELPMGDDVADYPSHRELKKYFHEYADRFGLREHYRFGTEVTQVEPHPDGGWMVRSRSLRASTSGGSASTSGASGGGASTSGASGGGASTSGEHAETVDRVAGVVIANGTLSEPNVPQLKGGFDGEIFHTSAYKKATVLAGKRVLIIGAGNSGCDIAVDAVHHADSVDMSVRRGYYFVPKYLFGKPADTLNQGKPLPPRIKQAVDSRVLKLFTGDPVKLGFPKPDYKIYESHPIVNSLILHHLGHGDLSIKPDVDHVDGSTVFFRDGTSRDYDTIVLATGYTLHYPFIDPALLRWNGWSPQLYLNIFSPQRDDLFVMGMVEASGLGWQGRYEQAELIASYVQAKADRPDEAAAFAAKTRGPQPDLTGGYHYLGLERMSYYVNKDAYRGAVRAAIEELS; encoded by the coding sequence GTGTCCAAGATCACGTCGGGCTCCGGCGACGCCGCCGCGGCCCCGCTCCCGTACGCCGTCATCGGTGCCGGTCCGTCCGGCCTTGCGGCGACCCGCGCACTGACCCGCCGCGGCATCGCCGTCCTGGGCTACGAGCTCAACGCCGACGTCGGCGGACTGTGGGACATCGACGGCCCGCGCAGCACGATGTACGAGTCCGCCCACCTCATCTCGTCCAAGACGACGACCCAGTTCGCCGAGCTGCCGATGGGTGACGACGTCGCGGACTACCCGAGCCACCGCGAGCTGAAGAAGTACTTCCACGAGTACGCCGACCGCTTCGGCCTTCGGGAGCACTACCGGTTCGGGACGGAGGTGACGCAGGTCGAGCCTCATCCGGACGGGGGATGGATGGTGAGGTCTCGATCGCTTCGCGCCTCGACCAGCGGGGGAAGCGCGTCGACCAGCGGGGCCAGCGGGGGAGGCGCGTCGACCAGCGGGGCCAGCGGGGGAGGCGCGTCGACCAGCGGGGAGCACGCCGAGACGGTTGACCGCGTTGCTGGGGTCGTGATCGCCAACGGGACGCTCTCCGAGCCGAACGTCCCCCAGCTCAAGGGCGGCTTCGACGGCGAGATCTTCCACACCAGCGCCTACAAGAAAGCCACCGTCCTCGCGGGCAAGCGGGTCCTCATCATCGGCGCCGGCAACTCCGGATGTGACATCGCCGTCGACGCCGTCCACCACGCGGACTCGGTCGACATGAGCGTGCGGCGTGGCTACTACTTCGTCCCGAAGTACCTGTTCGGCAAGCCGGCCGACACGCTCAACCAGGGCAAGCCGCTCCCGCCGCGGATCAAGCAGGCGGTGGACAGCCGCGTGCTCAAGCTGTTCACCGGAGACCCCGTCAAGCTCGGCTTCCCGAAGCCGGACTACAAGATCTACGAGTCGCACCCGATCGTGAACTCGCTGATCCTGCACCACCTCGGCCACGGCGACCTGAGCATCAAGCCCGACGTCGACCACGTGGACGGGTCGACCGTGTTCTTCAGGGACGGCACGAGCCGCGACTACGACACGATCGTGCTGGCGACCGGATACACGCTGCACTACCCGTTCATCGACCCTGCCCTGCTCCGGTGGAACGGGTGGTCGCCGCAGCTGTACCTCAACATCTTCAGCCCGCAGCGCGACGACCTCTTCGTGATGGGCATGGTGGAGGCGTCGGGTCTCGGGTGGCAGGGCCGGTACGAGCAGGCCGAGCTCATCGCGTCGTACGTCCAGGCGAAAGCTGACCGCCCCGACGAGGCCGCCGCGTTCGCTGCGAAGACCCGCGGGCCGCAGCCTGACCTGACCGGCGGCTACCACTACCTCGGCCTCGAGCGGATGTCGTACTACGTGAACAAGGACGCCTACCGCGGCGCCGTTCGTGCCGCGATCGAGGAGCTCTCATGA